The Arthrobacter sp. OAP107 DNA segment CAGTCGTGGGGGTGGCATGTGGGGGTAATGCTATCCGATCACCCAAATGGCGCAGTCCCACGCTGTTCGAGGACTTGAACAGCACCAGGTCACCGGGTTCGAGCTGCTCCTGGAGCAGTTCGTAGGCCTCGTCAACAGTCTCCGCGAAGATGCATTCATCCCCCCAGGACCCTTCCTGCACGGCGGAAACGTAGAGCGAACGCGCTTCCCGGCCCACCACCAGGAGGCGGGAGATGTTCAGCCGCACCACCTGGGTGCCGACGGCAGTGTGCTCGCGGATGGAATCGTCGCCGAGTTCCAGCATGGCCCCGAGTACGGCCCAGGTGCGGCGGCCGCGGCCGAGGTCGGCCAGCGTGCGCAGGGCGGCCCGCATGGATTCCGGGTTGGCGTTGTAGGCGTCGTTGATGACTGTGACGCCGTCGGGCCGTTCGGTCCGCTCCATGCGCCACCGGCTGGCCGCGGACTGGGAGTTCAGTGAAGCGCTGATCCGCTCGGCTGGAATGCCGGCCGCGTGCGCGGCCGCTGCGGCGGCGAGGAGGTTCGCCACGTGGTGTTCGCCGATGAGTTTGCTCGTGACCCTCACGGTGGGCTCCCCCGGCACTTCGAGGTCGAACTCGGGGTTGCCTGTGGCGTTGGTGTCCAGGTTGGCGGCGCGGACTGCAGGAGCGTCCGGGTCGGCATCGCGCGAGGAGAAGCCCAGGACACTGGCCTGGGTCCGCGCGGCCATCGGGGCAACGCGGAAGTCGTCAAGGTTCAGCACGGCGGTGCCGTCTGCGGGCAGCGCCTCGGCGAGTTCGCCCTTGGCGGCCGC contains these protein-coding regions:
- the murF gene encoding UDP-N-acetylmuramoyl-tripeptide--D-alanyl-D-alanine ligase, which translates into the protein MIELTAAEIAEITNGRLLADPDVTPGSVVTDSREAVAGSLYVAKPGESADGHSFVGAAFGRGAVLALTEREIKDGAGRTYPSVVVEDAVLAMGALAAESVRRIRHHREAAGGHLTVIGITGSAGKTTTKDLLAGILSAEAPTVAPQGSYNGEVGVPLTVFQAGYDTRFLVIEMGATGIGHIRYLADMVRPGIGVVLGVGTAHAGEFGGVENIAAAKGELAEALPADGTAVLNLDDFRVAPMAARTQASVLGFSSRDADPDAPAVRAANLDTNATGNPEFDLEVPGEPTVRVTSKLIGEHHVANLLAAAAAAHAAGIPAERISASLNSQSAASRWRMERTERPDGVTVINDAYNANPESMRAALRTLADLGRGRRTWAVLGAMLELGDDSIREHTAVGTQVVRLNISRLLVVGREARSLYVSAVQEGSWGDECIFAETVDEAYELLQEQLEPGDLVLFKSSNSVGLRHLGDRIALPPHATPTTANEGSELL